In Procambarus clarkii isolate CNS0578487 chromosome 36, FALCON_Pclarkii_2.0, whole genome shotgun sequence, one DNA window encodes the following:
- the LOC123756255 gene encoding basic proline-rich protein-like produces the protein MTCEVEIPPHSSHSCMGAVCPPTHEGGDAGLSCRAEELSDRRDAVTPLGVTPLGVTPLGVTPLGAVTPLGAVTPLGAVTPLGVTPLGVTPLGAVTPLGAVTPLGVTSLGVTPLGAVTPLGAVTPLGAVTPLGAVTPLGVTPLGSVTTLGAVTPLGVTPLGAMTPLGAMTPLGAVTPLGMTPLGAMTPLGMTPLGVTPMGVTPLGVTPLGAVTPLGSVTPLGAVTPLGAVTPLGVTPLGAVTPLGAVTPLGAVTPLGAMTPMGVTPLGAVTPLGVTPLGVTPLGAVTLLGDVTPLGAVTPLGAVTPLGVTPLGAMTPLGVTPMGVTPLGAVTPLGVTPLGVTPLGAVTPLGAVTPLGAVTPLGAVTPLGVTPLGETPLVGVTPLAGVTPLGAVTPLDAVTPCVEYNLSKGPLASISPGFEPQPGRANTATRH, from the exons ATGACGTGCGAGGTGGAAATACCGCCTCATTCGTCGCATTCGTGCATGGGGGCCGTCTGCCCGCCGACACACGAAGGAGGTGACGCGGGTTTGTCGTGCAGGGCTGAAGAGTTATCGGACCGCCGTGACGC TGTGACGCCCCTGGGTGTGACGCCCCTGGGTGTGACGCCCCTGGGTGTGACGCCCCTGGGTGCTGTGACGCCCCTGGGTGCTGTGACGCCCCTGGGAGCTGTGACGCCCCTGGGTGTGACGCCCCTGGGTGTGACGCCCCTGGGTGCTGTGACGCCCCTAGGTGCTGTAACGCCCCTGGGTGTGACGTCCCTGGGTGTGACCCCCCTGGGTGCTGTGACGCCCCTGGGTGCTGTGACGCCCCTGGGTGCTGTGACGCCCCTGGGTGCTGTGACGCCCCTGGGTGTGACGCCCCTGGGTAGTGTGACGACCCTGGGTGCTGTGACGCCCCTGGGTGTGACGCCCCTGGGCGCTATGACGCCCCTGGGCGCTATGACGCCCCTGGGTGCTGTGACGCCCCTGGGTATGACGCCCCTGGGCGCTATGACGCCCCTGGGTATGACGCCCCTGGGTGTGACGCCCATGGGTGTGACGCCCCTGGGTGTGACCCCTTTGGGTGCTGTGACGCCCCTGGGTTCTGTGACGCCCCTAGGTGCTGTGACGCCCCTGGGTGCTGTGACGCCCTTGGGTGTGACCCCCCTGGGTGCTGTGACGCCCCTGGGTGCTGTGACGCCCCTGGGTGCTGTGACGCCCCTGGGTGCTATGACGCCCATGGGTGTGACGCCCCTGGGTGCTGTGACGCCCCTGGGTGTGACGCCCCTGGGAGTGACCCCCCTGGGTGCTGTGACGCTCCTGGGTGATGTGACGCCCCTGGGTGCTGTGACGCCCCTGGGTGCTGTGACGCCCTTGGGTGTGACGCCCCTGGGTGCTATGACGCCCCTGGGTGTGACGCCCATGGGTGTGACGCCCCTGGGTGCTGTGACGCCCCTGGGTGTGACGCCCCTGGGTGTGACGCCCCTGGGTGCTGTGACGCCCCTGGGTGCTGTGACGCCCCTGGGTGCTGTGACGCCCCTGGGTGCTGTGACGCCCCTGGGTGTGACCCCCCTGGGTGAGACGCCCCTGGTTGGTGTGACGCCCCTGGCTGGTGTGACGCCCCTGGGTGCTGTGACGCCCCTGGATGCGGTGACGCCTTGTGTGGAGTATAACCTCTCGAAGGGACCACTTGCCTCAATTTCACCTGGGTTCGAGCCCCAGCCAGGCAGGGCTAACACAGCCACTCGTCATTAA